A single Euwallacea similis isolate ESF13 chromosome 1, ESF131.1, whole genome shotgun sequence DNA region contains:
- the Mhc gene encoding myosin heavy chain, muscle isoform X25, translating into MPKPPANQEDEDPTPYLFVSLEQKRIDQTKPYDAKKSCWVPDEKEGFVLGEIRGTKGDLVTVGVPGGEEKNFKKEQVSQVNPPKYEKCEDMSNLTYLNDASVLHNLKQRYYAKLIYTYSGLFCVAINPYKRFPVYTNRCAKLYRGKRRNEVPPHIFAISDGAYVNMLTNHENQSMLITGESGAGKTENTKKVIAYFATVGASTKKPTEEQQKKGTLEDQVVQTNPVLEAFGNAKTVRNDNSSRFGKFIRIHFGPTGKLAGADIETYLLEKARVISQQSLERSYHIFYQIMSGAVSGLKEQCLLSNNIMDYNFVSQGKTKIPSVDDAEECTLTDQAFDILGFTQEEKNDIYKITASVMHMGTLKFKQRGREEQAEADGTEEGEKVAKLLGVEAQALYTALVKPRIKVGNEFVTQGRNVNQVAYSVGAMSKAMFDRLFKYLVKKCNETLDTKQKRQHFIGVLDIAGFEIFDFNSFEQLCINFTNEKLQQFFNHHMFVLEQEEYQQEGIQWTFIDFGLDLAACIELIEKPMGILSILEEESMFPKATDQTFVEKLNTNHLGKSPNFQKPKPPKPGQQAAHFTLGHYAGNVPYNITGWLEKNKDPLNDTVVDLFKKGSNKLLVEIFADHPGQSGGGDAKGAKRTKGSAFQTVSAMYREQLNNLMSTLRATQPHFVRCIIPNELKQPGLIDSHLVMHQLTCNGVLEGIRICRKGFPNRMVYPDFKLRYKILNPTEASKESDPKKCAEVILSATGLDADLYRLGHTKVFFRAGVLGQMEELRDERLGKIVTWMQSWVRGYLSRKEFKKLQEQRLALQVCQRNLRKYLKLRTWPWYKLWQRVKPLLNVTRIEDEIAKLEEKAAKAQEAYEREAKAKKELEGLYAKLLTEKTDLLATLEGEKGTLSETTERANKLQAQKSDLESQLSETQDRLSQEEDARNQLMQQKKKLEQEISGYKKDIEDLELNLQKSEQDKATKDHQIRNLNDEIAHQDELINKLNKEKKIGGENNQKISEELQAAEDKVNHLNKVKAKLEQTLDELEDSLEREKKLRGDVEKSKRKVEGDLKLTQEAVADLERNKKELEQTIQRKDKEISSLTAKLEDEQSVVGKTQKQIKELQARIEELEEEVEAERQARAKAEKQRADLARELEELGERLEEAGGATSAQIELNKKREAELAKLRRDLEEANIQHEGTLANLRKKHNDAVSEMGEQIDQLNKLKAKAERDRASIYQELQQTRAAVDQVGREKAAIEKVSKQLGQQLNDVQGKLDETNRTLNDFDAAKKKLSIENSDLLRQLEEAESQVSQLSKIKVSLTTQLEDTKRLADEESRERATLLGKFRNLEHDLDNIREQVEEEAEAKADIQRQLSKANADAQLWRQKYESEGVARSEELEEAKRKLQARLAEAEETIESLNQKVVALEKTKQRLATEVEDLQLEVDRANAIANAAEKKQKAFDKIIGEWKLKVDDLAAELDASQKECRNYSTELFRLKGAYEEGQEQLEAVRRENKNLADEVKDLLDQIGEGGRNIHEIEKARKRLEAEKDELQAALEEAEAALEQEENKVLRSQLELSQVRQEIDRRIQEKEEEFENTRKNHQRALDSMQASLEAEAKGKAEALRMKKKLEADINELEIALDHANKANAEAQKTIKRYQQQLKDTQQALEEEQRARDEAREQLGISERRANALQNELEESRTLLEQADRARRQAEQELGDAHEQLNDLAAQNASMSAAKRKLETELQTLHSDLDELLNEAKNSEEKAKKAMVDAARLADELRAEQDHAQTQEKLRKALETQIKDLQVRLDEAEANALKGGKKAIAKLEQRVRELENELDGEQRRHADAQKNLRKSERRIKELSFQAEEDRKNHERMQDLVDKLQQKIKTYKRQIEEAEEIAALNLAKFRKAQQELEEAEERADLAEQAIAKFRAKGRAGSSARGQSPAPRQRPQLGDGGLFPPRFDLAPESEF; encoded by the exons ATGCCGAAGCCACCAGCGAACCAGGAGGATGAAGATCCCACCCCATACCTCTTCGTCTCCTTGGAACAGAAACGTATAGATCAGACCAAGCCCTACGATGCCAAAAAATCTTGCTGGGTCCCGGACGAGAAGGAGGGTTTCGTGCTGGGTGAAATCAGGGGCACCAAAGGTGACCTGGTTACGGTTGGCGTCCCCGGAGGAGAG GAAAAGAACTTCAAGAAAGAGCAGGTCTCCCAAGTAAACCCTCCCAAGTACGAAAAATGCGAGGATATGTCCAATTTGACATATCTCAATGACGCTTCCGTATTGCACAACTTGAAACAACGTTATTATGCCAAGCTTATTTAC ACATACTCTGGACTCTTCTGTGTCGCCATTAACCCTTACAAGCGCTTCCCTGTATACACCAACCGTTGCGCCAAGCTGTACCGTGGTAAGAGGCGTAATGAGGTGCCACCCCATATCTTTGCCATTTCTGACGGTGCCTACGTGAACATGTTGACCA ACCACGAGAATCAATCTATGTTGATTAC TGGTGAATCTGGTGCcggaaaaactgaaaacacGAAGAAGGTAATTGCCTACTTCGCCACCGTCGGTGCCTCCACCAAGAAACCAACCGAAGAGCAGCAGAAGAAGGGAACTCTGGAAGATCAAGTCGTCCAGACCAACCCCGTACTTGAAGCCTTCGGTAACGCCAAGACCGTGCGTAACGACAACTCTTCCCGTTTC GGTAAATTCATTCGTATCCACTTCGGCCCCACTGGAAAACTGGCTGGTGCTGATATCGAAACTT ATCTGCTGGAGAAGGCTCGTGTCATCTCCCAACAGTCCCTGGAGCGTTCTTACCACATTTTCTACCAGATCATGTCTGGAGCTGTTTCGGGACTTAAGG AACAATGTTTGTTATCAAATAACATTATGGATTACAACTTTGTGTCCCAgggaaaaactaaaatcccATCTGTGGACGATGCGGAAGAATGTACCCTTACTGAT CAAGCTTTCGACATTTTGGGTTTCACCCAAGAGGAGAAGAACGATATTTACAAGATCACCGCTTCCGTCATGCACATGGGCACTCTGAAGTTCAAGCAGAGGGGTCGTGAAGAACAGGCTGAAGCCGATGGCACTGAG GAAGGTGAAAAGGTGGCCAAACTGTTGGGCGTCGAAGCCCAAGCCTTGTACACTGCCCTGGTCAAGCCCAGGATCAAGGTCGGTAACGAGTTCGTGACCCAGGGTAGGAACGTCAACCAAGTAGCCTACTCCGTGGGTGCTATGTCCAAAGCCATGTTTGACAGGCTGTTCAAGTACCTGGTGAAGAAATGTAACGAGACTCTGGACACCAAGCAAAAGAGACAGCACTTCATTGGTGTACTGGATATCGCCGGCTTTGAAATCTTCGAC TTCAACAGCTTTGAGCAACTTTGCATCAACTTTACCAACGAAAAGTTGCAACAATTCTTTAACCATCACATGTTCGTACTCGAACAAGAAGAATACCAACAAGAAGGTATTCAGTGGACTTTCATTGATTTCGGTCTTGATTTGGCCGCCTGCATTGAGTTGATTGAAAAG CCTATGGGCATCTTGTCCATTCTTGAAGAAGAATCTATGTTCCCCAAAGCCACCGATCAGACCTTCGTTGAGAAACTGAACACCAACCATTTGGGCAAGTCTCCCAACTTCCAGAAGCCCAAACCACCAAAGCCCGGCCAACAAGCCGCCCACTTCACCTTGGGCCATTACGCCGGTAAT GTACCATACAACATCACCGGTTGGTTGGAAAAGAACAAGGACCCTCTGAACGACACGGTTGTCGACTTATTCAAGAAGGGTAGCAACAAGCTTTTGGTGGAAATCTTCGCTGACCATCCTGGACAGTCCGGTGGCGGCGATGCCAAAG GTGCCAAGAGAACCAAGGGTTCTGCCTTCCAGACCGTATCTGCTATGTACAGG GAACAATTGAACAACTTGATGTCCACCTTGAGGGCCACCCAACCTCACTTCGTCCGTTGTATCATTCCCAATGAATTGAAGCAACCTGGACTCATCGACTCTCACTTGGTCATGCACCAGCTGACCTGTAACGGTGTACTTGAAGGTATCCGTATCTGCAGGAAAGGTTTCCCCAACAGGATGGTCTACCCTGACTTTAAGCTCCG TTATAAAATCTTGAACCCCACTGAAGCATCCAAAGAAAGCGACCCCAAGAAGTGCGCTGAAGTCATTTTGTCCGCCACCGGCCTTGATGCCGATTTGTACCGTCTCGGTCACACCAAG GTGTTCTTCCGTGCCGGTGTCCTGGGTCAGATGGAAGAATTGCGTGACGAGCGTCTCGGCAAAATCGTCACCTGGATGCAATCCTGGGTTAGAGGTTACCTCTCCAGGAAGGAATTCAAGAAACTGCAGGAGCAACGTTTGGCCCTCCAAGTGTGCCAGAGGAACTTGAGGAAATACCTCAAGCTCAGGACCTGGCCATGGTACAAATTGTGGCAGAGAGTCAAGCCCCTCCTCAACGTCACCCGCATCGAAGATGAAATCGCT AAACTGGAAGAGAAGGCTGCCAAGGCCCAGGAAGCCTACGAACGCGAAGCCAAGGCCAAGAAGGAGTTGGAAGGGCTCTATGCCAAGTTGCTGACCGAAAAGACCGACCTTTTGGCCACCCTTGAGGGCGAGAAAGGTACTCTGTCGGAAACCACTGAAAGGGCCAACAAACTGCAGGCCCAGAAGAGCGATCTCGAGTCTCAACTGTCG GAAACCCAAGACCGTCTCAGCCAAGAGGAAGACGCCCGTAACCAGCTGATGCAGCAGAAGAAGAAATTGGAACAGGAGATCTCCGGCTACAAAAAGGACATCGAGGACTTGGAACTGAACCTGCAGAAATCCGAGCAGGACAAGGCCACCAAAGACCACCAGATCAGGAACTTGAACGACGAGATCGCCCACCAGGACGAACTCATCAACAAGCTCAACAAAGAGAAGAAGATTGGAGGCGAGAACAACCAGAAGATCTCCGAGGAACTCCAGGCTGCCGAAGACAAGGTCAACCACTTGAACAAAGTTAAGGCTAAGTTGGAGCAAACCCTGGATGAGTTGGAAGACTCTCTGGAGCGCGAGAAGAAGTTGCGCGGAGATGTGGAAAAATCCAAGAGGAAGGTTGAGGGCGACTTGAAACTCACCCAGGAAGCCGTGGCTGACTTGGAAAGGAACAAGAAAGAACTGGAACAGACCATCCAACGCAAGGACAAGGAAATCTCCTCTCTGACCGCCAAACTCGAAGACGAACAATCCGTTGTAGGAAAGACCCAGAAACAGATTAAGGAATTGCAGGCCCGCATCGAGGAACTGGAAGAGGAAGTTGAGGCTGAGAGACAAGCTCGCGCCAAAGCTGAGAAACAACGCGCTGACCTGGCTCGCGAACTGGAAGAACTGGGAGAGCGTCTGGAAGAAGCTGGTGGAGCCACTTCTGCTCAGATTGAGCTAAACAAGAAAAGGGAAGCTGAGCTCGCCAAGCTGCGTCGCGACTTGGAAGAGGCCAACATCCAACACGAGGGAACTTTGGCCAACTTGCGTAAGAAGCACAACGATGCCGTATCCGAAATGGGTGAACAAATCGACCAGCTGAACAAGCTCAAAGCCAA GGCTGAGAGAGACCGTGCCAGTATTTACCAGGAACTGCAGCAAACCAGGGCTGCGGTAGACCAAGTTGGACGCGAAAAG GCCGCCATTGAAAAGGTATCCAAACAACTAGGACAGCAGCTCAACGATGTCCAAGGCAAGCTCGACGAGACCAACCGCACCCTCAACGACTTCGACGCCGCGAAGAAGAAGCTTTCCATCGAGAACTCCGACTTGCTCAGGCAGTTGGAAGAGGCCGAGTCTCAAGTCTCTCAACTCAGCAAGATCAAGGTGTCCCTGACCACTCAATTGGAAGACACCAAGAGGTTGGCCGATGAAGAAAGCCGCGAACGCGCCACTTTATTGGGCAAATTCCGCAACTTGGAACACGACTTGGACAATATCCGCGAACAAGTTGAGGAAGAGGCCGAAGCCAAGGCTGACATTCAACGCCAGCTCAGCAAGGCTAACGCTGACGCTCAACTCTGGCGTCAGAAATACGAATCTGAGGGTGTAGCCCGCTCTGAGGAGCTTGAAGAGGCCAAGAGAAAGCTCCAGGCTCGTCTCGCTGAAGCTGAGGAAACCATCGAATCTCTTAACCAGAAAGTGGTAGCTCTCGAGAAGACCAAACAACGTCTGGCTACTGAAGTCGAGGACCTACAACTTGAAGTAGACCGTGCTAATGCCATCGCTAATGCCGCTGAAAAGAAACAGAAGGCTTTCGACAAGATCATCGGAGAGTGGAAACTCAAAGTTGATGACTTGGCTGCTGAATTGGATGCTAGTCAAAAGGAATGCCGCAACTACTCCACTGAGTTGTTCAGACTCAAGGGAGCTTACGAGGAAGGACAAGAGCAACTGGAAGCCGTCCGTCGTGAGAACAAAAACCTCGCTGATGAGGTCAAGGACCTCTTGGACCAAATCGGCGAAGGTGGCCGCAACATTCATGAAATCGAAAAGGCCAGGAAGCGCTTGGAAGCTGAGAAAGACGAGCTTCAAGCCGCCCTCGAGGAAGCTGAAGCCGCTCTCGAACAGGAAGAGAACAAGGTTCTCAGGAGCCAGTTGGAGCTGTCTCAAGTGCGCCAAGAAATCGACAGGCGCATCCAGGAGAAAGAGGAGGAATTCGAAAACACCAGGAAGAACCACCAACGCGCTTTGGACTCCATGCAAGCCTCCCTTGAGGCTGAGGCCAAGGGCAAAGCTGAGGCTCTTCGCATGAAGAAGAAGTTGGAAGCTGACATCAACGAATTGGAAATTGCTTTGGACCACGCTAACAAG GCTAACGCCGAGGCCCAGAAGACCATCAAACGCTACCAACAACAGCTCAAGGATACTCAACAAGCCCTCGAAGAGGAACAGCGCGCCCGCGATGAGGCCCGCGAACAATTGGGCATCTCTGAACGTCGCGCCAACGCCCTCCAGAATGAACTGGAAGAATCGCGCACCCTCCTGGAACAAGCCGACCGTGCCCGTCGCCAAGCCGAACAAGAACTGGGAGACGCCCACGAACAGCTCAACGACCTGGCCGCCCAAAATGCCTCCATGTCCGCTGCCAAGAGGAAATTGGAGACCGAGCTGCAGACCCTGCATTCCGACCTTGACGAGCTCCTAAACGAGGCCAAGAACTCCGAAGAGAAGGCCAAGAAAGCCATGGTAGATGCTGCCCGTCTCGCTGACGAATTGCGTGCTGAACAGGACCACGCCCAGACCCAAGAGAAACTGCGCAAGGCCCTCGAAACCCAAATCAAAGACTTGCAAGTGCGTCTTGATGAGGCCGAAGCTAACGCCCTCAAGGGAGGCAAGAAGGCCATTGCCAAGCTCGAACAGAGGGTAAGGGAACTGGAGAACGAGTTGGACGGTGAGCAGAGAAGACACGCCGACGCGCAAAAGAACTTGAGGAAATCAGAGCGTCGTATCAAGGAGTTGAGCTTCCAGGCTGAAGAAGACAGGAAGAACCACGAGCGCATGCAAGACCTGGTTGATAAGCTGCAACAGAAGATCAAGACCT